In Pectobacterium aroidearum, the following are encoded in one genomic region:
- a CDS encoding ABC transporter ATP-binding protein: MTHHSHDTVAQPLLQVDGVGLEYRTRRSLVRATHDVSFDVFPAERFVLLGPSGCGKSSLLKSIGGFLSPVDGEIRLEGQPVTRPGPDRIMVFQEFDQLPPWKTVLENTLFPLVASRQATRAEAEERARYFLDKVGLAKFADAYPHTLSGGMKQRVAIARALTMQPKVLLMDEPFAALDALTRRKMQEELLALWEEVRFTLLFVTHSIEEALIVGSRVLLLSPHPGRVRAEINCHQFALSDQGSEAFQTTAQRIHHLLFPTDTDVPSPVTSTQGKSYEHTAPRAARVSA; encoded by the coding sequence ATGACACACCACTCCCACGATACCGTCGCCCAGCCGCTGTTGCAGGTTGATGGCGTCGGACTGGAATACCGAACCCGTCGCAGTTTGGTTCGCGCCACCCATGATGTGAGTTTCGACGTCTTTCCCGCCGAGCGCTTTGTACTCTTAGGGCCTTCAGGCTGTGGTAAATCCAGCCTGCTCAAATCTATCGGCGGTTTTTTGTCTCCGGTAGACGGCGAAATCCGCCTTGAGGGTCAACCAGTCACACGTCCGGGCCCGGATCGCATCATGGTCTTTCAGGAATTTGATCAGCTGCCGCCGTGGAAAACTGTGCTGGAAAATACGCTGTTTCCGCTGGTTGCCAGCCGTCAGGCAACACGAGCCGAAGCCGAGGAACGCGCGCGTTATTTTCTCGATAAGGTCGGGCTGGCGAAATTTGCCGATGCCTATCCGCATACGTTATCCGGTGGAATGAAGCAACGCGTCGCCATCGCGCGGGCGCTGACCATGCAGCCGAAAGTGCTGCTCATGGATGAGCCATTCGCCGCGCTGGATGCGCTGACCCGACGCAAAATGCAGGAAGAACTGCTGGCGCTGTGGGAAGAGGTGCGCTTCACGCTGCTGTTTGTCACTCACTCGATTGAAGAAGCGCTGATCGTCGGCAGCCGGGTCTTGCTGCTCTCCCCCCACCCGGGTCGTGTGCGAGCGGAAATCAACTGCCATCAGTTCGCGCTAAGCGACCAGGGCAGTGAAGCTTTTCAAACCACCGCACAGCGTATTCACCATCTTCTTTTTCCAACTGATACTGACGTGCCTTCACCCGTCACCTCTACGCAAGGTAAATCTTATGAGCATACAGCCCCCCGTGCGGCCCGAGTATCAGCGTGA
- a CDS encoding ABC transporter permease gives MSIQPPVRPEYQRELAPLKDFTLTQPLPLTTRLWNQTWIRKLVLLAGLLLLWEFAARWQNNDLMLPGFLQTFQAFRDDLASGELPHKMVVSLGTLLKGYVIGSLLALALSALAVSTRFGRDLLGTLTSMFNPLPAIALLPLALLWFGLGEKSLVFVLVHSVMWPMALNTYSGFLCVSETLRMAGRNYGLTGFRYINAILIPAALPSILSGLKIGWAFAWRTLIAAELVFGASSGNGGLGWYIFQNRNELYTDRVFAGLASVIIIGLLVEGLVFSTIEKVTVKRWGMQR, from the coding sequence ATGAGCATACAGCCCCCCGTGCGGCCCGAGTATCAGCGTGAACTGGCACCGCTGAAAGACTTCACACTGACCCAGCCTCTGCCGCTGACCACGCGCCTGTGGAATCAGACCTGGATTCGCAAGCTGGTGCTGTTGGCAGGGCTGCTATTGCTGTGGGAGTTCGCCGCACGCTGGCAAAACAACGATCTGATGTTGCCGGGTTTCCTGCAAACCTTTCAGGCATTTCGTGACGATCTCGCCAGCGGCGAACTGCCGCATAAGATGGTGGTTTCCCTCGGCACATTGCTAAAAGGCTATGTCATTGGCAGCCTGCTGGCACTGGCCCTCAGCGCATTGGCGGTATCCACCCGTTTCGGACGCGATCTCTTAGGCACCCTAACCTCCATGTTCAACCCGCTCCCTGCGATTGCGTTACTGCCGCTAGCGCTGCTGTGGTTTGGACTGGGAGAAAAGAGTCTGGTCTTCGTTCTCGTCCACTCCGTGATGTGGCCGATGGCGTTGAATACCTATTCCGGCTTTCTCTGCGTTTCGGAAACACTGCGTATGGCGGGTCGCAACTACGGCCTGACAGGCTTTCGCTATATCAATGCCATCCTGATCCCTGCTGCGCTGCCGTCGATTCTCTCCGGTCTGAAGATCGGCTGGGCATTTGCCTGGCGTACCCTGATCGCCGCTGAACTGGTCTTCGGCGCATCCAGCGGCAATGGCGGTTTGGGCTGGTACATCTTCCAGAACCGTAATGAACTTTATACTGACCGTGTTTTCGCCGGGCTGGCGTCCGTCATCATCATCGGGCTGCTGGTTGAAGGGCTGGTGTTTTCCACCATCGAAAAGGTCACGGTGAAACGCTGGGGAATGCAGCGCTAA
- a CDS encoding iron-containing alcohol dehydrogenase family protein translates to MIAIQAPQTYLNRDGVIRSVGDYAAPYANTILIITSPQAWKTTADAVERSLNEHGLRYQVEFLPGDCTKPAIEALTAQARAFNAELILGIGGGRVLDVAKAVGDIVGQLPVVAVPTIAATCAAWSPISVIYSDSGAHNGPFPLTRLPVWVLVDSEIIAHSPSRYLKAGIVDALAKWYEFQPYLRHGDDGLALALKAQAAKLAVETFNTYGEQAIADNEQGLVTPTLRRVIDAVIALAGVANSMKDEVPRIGVAHAIHNSMTRLPELHDWLHGEKVGFGLAAQAFLEHDNDADREELFTQLRRYGSPITLSALGLNERPQLVENIAQHVKIAPKIASRLPFATDVERIQQALWRTQTLETGVINSHAA, encoded by the coding sequence ATGATTGCAATACAAGCGCCACAAACCTATCTGAATCGTGACGGCGTCATTCGTTCTGTCGGTGACTATGCGGCTCCCTACGCCAACACCATACTGATTATTACCAGTCCACAGGCATGGAAAACGACGGCGGATGCTGTCGAACGCAGCCTCAATGAGCACGGCTTACGCTATCAGGTCGAGTTTTTGCCGGGTGATTGCACCAAACCCGCGATCGAGGCGCTGACCGCACAGGCGCGCGCCTTCAACGCAGAACTGATTTTAGGCATTGGCGGCGGGCGTGTGCTGGATGTCGCCAAAGCCGTCGGCGACATTGTGGGACAGTTGCCCGTCGTCGCCGTCCCCACCATTGCCGCTACCTGCGCCGCCTGGTCACCGATCAGCGTGATATATAGCGACAGCGGTGCGCACAACGGCCCCTTTCCGCTGACGCGGTTACCGGTGTGGGTACTGGTGGACAGCGAGATCATCGCTCACAGCCCTTCGCGTTATCTCAAAGCCGGTATCGTGGATGCGCTGGCGAAGTGGTATGAATTCCAACCTTATTTGCGCCACGGCGATGACGGGCTGGCATTAGCGCTTAAAGCACAGGCGGCGAAGCTGGCTGTGGAAACATTTAATACGTATGGCGAACAGGCCATCGCAGATAACGAGCAAGGTCTGGTCACGCCGACGCTGCGCCGTGTGATCGATGCCGTTATCGCGCTGGCGGGCGTCGCGAACAGTATGAAAGATGAGGTGCCACGCATCGGCGTTGCCCATGCCATTCACAACAGCATGACGCGCCTGCCGGAGCTGCACGACTGGCTGCATGGTGAGAAAGTAGGTTTTGGTCTGGCCGCACAGGCCTTTCTGGAACACGATAACGATGCCGACCGCGAAGAACTCTTCACCCAACTGCGTCGCTACGGCAGCCCGATAACGCTAAGCGCTCTCGGTCTGAACGAACGCCCACAGCTAGTGGAAAACATCGCGCAGCACGTGAAAATCGCACCGAAAATTGCCTCACGACTGCCTTTCGCCACAGACGTCGAACGAATCCAACAGGCGCTGTGGCGCACGCAAACGTTAGAAACGGGTGTGATCAATAGCCACGCGGCCTAG
- the gltP gene encoding glutamate/aspartate:proton symporter GltP yields MKTQKISLAWQILIALVLGIALGAVLHEQQESRQWLISNILSPAGDIFIRLIKMIVVPIVIATLIVGIAGVGDAKKLGRIGFKTILYFEIITTVAIILGITLANIFQPGHGIDMSTLTAVDISQYQKTTEQVQSGSHSLVGTVLSLIPPNIFAAMAHGEMLPIIFFSVLFGLGLSSLPKDHRDPLLNVFRGVSETMFKVTHMIMRYAPVGVFALISVTVANFGFASLWPLAKLVMLVYAAIFFFALVVLGIVARLCKLRITMLIRILKDELILAYSTASSETVLPRIIEKMEAYGAPKSITSFVVPTGYSFNLDGSTLYQSIAAIFIAQLYGIELSIGQEIVLVLTLMLTSKGIAGVPGVSFVVLLATLGSVGIPLEGLAFIAGVDRILDMARTALNVVGNALAVLVIAKWEHQFDEKKAQAYEREIKGISTQPAQQG; encoded by the coding sequence ATGAAAACACAAAAAATCAGCCTTGCCTGGCAAATCCTTATCGCGTTGGTTCTTGGTATTGCACTCGGTGCCGTGCTGCATGAACAACAAGAAAGCCGCCAGTGGCTCATCAGCAATATTCTTAGCCCTGCGGGCGACATCTTTATCCGCCTGATTAAAATGATTGTTGTCCCGATCGTGATCGCCACATTGATTGTCGGGATTGCGGGTGTAGGGGATGCCAAAAAGCTTGGGCGCATCGGCTTCAAAACCATTCTCTATTTTGAAATTATCACGACGGTGGCGATTATCCTGGGCATCACGCTGGCGAACATCTTCCAACCAGGCCACGGCATTGACATGTCGACGCTGACCGCCGTGGATATCTCGCAGTATCAAAAGACCACCGAGCAGGTGCAGAGCGGTTCGCACAGTCTGGTGGGGACGGTGCTGTCGCTGATCCCACCGAATATCTTCGCGGCGATGGCACACGGTGAAATGCTGCCGATTATTTTCTTCTCCGTGCTGTTTGGTTTGGGGCTCTCTTCGTTGCCGAAAGATCACCGTGACCCGCTGCTGAACGTCTTCCGCGGCGTGTCGGAAACGATGTTCAAGGTGACCCACATGATCATGCGCTATGCACCGGTTGGGGTATTTGCGCTGATTTCCGTTACGGTGGCCAACTTCGGTTTTGCGTCGCTGTGGCCGTTGGCCAAGCTGGTTATGCTGGTTTACGCCGCGATTTTCTTCTTCGCGCTGGTGGTGCTCGGCATCGTTGCTCGGCTGTGTAAGCTACGTATTACAATGCTGATCCGCATACTGAAAGATGAACTGATCCTCGCGTACTCTACAGCGAGTTCAGAAACCGTGCTGCCGCGTATCATCGAAAAAATGGAAGCCTATGGCGCGCCGAAGTCGATTACCAGCTTCGTCGTACCGACCGGCTACTCTTTTAACCTCGATGGCTCGACGCTATACCAGAGTATTGCGGCGATCTTCATCGCGCAGCTATACGGCATCGAACTGTCAATTGGGCAGGAAATCGTGCTGGTGTTGACGCTGATGTTGACGTCCAAAGGCATTGCCGGCGTACCGGGTGTGTCATTTGTTGTGCTGCTGGCTACGTTGGGTAGCGTCGGGATTCCGCTGGAAGGTCTGGCATTCATTGCGGGCGTTGACCGTATCCTCGACATGGCGCGTACCGCGCTGAATGTGGTAGGGAATGCGCTGGCGGTGCTGGTCATCGCTAAGTGGGAACACCAGTTTGATGAGAAAAAAGCACAGGCCTACGAGCGCGAAATAAAGGGAATCAGTACGCAGCCTGCCCAGCAGGGATAA
- the cbl gene encoding HTH-type transcriptional regulator Cbl: MNFQQLKIIRESARCNYNLTEVANTLFTSQSGVSRHIRELEEELGIEIFIRRGKRLLGMTEPGKELLVVAERILNDASNIRRLANVFTNNDTGQLVIATTHTQARYSLPPVIKAFRSLYPQVRLVLNQGTPDEIVAMLHSGEADIGIASEQLINDPSLAAFSYYRWHHSVIVPEDHPLTQERVITLEMLNAEPLITYRQGITGRSRLDRAFQAVGMSPDITLSAQDSDVIKTYVELGLGVGIVADMSYDPARDTGLVRLNAEHLFEANTVWLGLKKGQLQRNYAWKFIQLCNTELSLDEIKDKVFSDNDEAVIDYQI; encoded by the coding sequence GTGAACTTTCAGCAACTGAAGATTATTCGTGAATCAGCACGGTGCAATTACAACCTGACCGAGGTGGCGAATACGCTGTTTACCTCTCAATCCGGCGTGAGCCGCCATATCCGCGAGCTGGAAGAAGAGCTGGGGATTGAAATCTTCATTCGTCGTGGCAAACGCCTGTTAGGTATGACCGAACCGGGAAAAGAGCTGCTGGTGGTGGCGGAGCGCATTCTGAATGACGCCAGCAATATTCGGCGGCTAGCGAATGTTTTCACCAATAACGATACCGGCCAGTTGGTGATCGCGACCACGCATACGCAGGCGCGTTACAGCCTGCCGCCGGTGATTAAAGCCTTCCGTTCTCTGTACCCACAGGTGCGTCTGGTGCTGAATCAGGGCACGCCGGATGAGATCGTGGCGATGCTCCATTCCGGTGAAGCGGATATCGGTATTGCCAGTGAGCAGTTGATTAACGACCCCTCGCTGGCAGCGTTCTCCTACTATCGCTGGCACCATTCCGTCATTGTGCCGGAGGATCACCCGCTGACGCAGGAGCGGGTTATTACGCTAGAGATGCTCAATGCGGAGCCGCTGATTACCTATCGTCAGGGAATTACCGGTCGCTCGCGTTTGGATCGTGCGTTTCAGGCCGTGGGGATGTCACCGGATATTACGCTGAGCGCGCAGGATTCGGATGTGATTAAAACCTATGTTGAGCTGGGGCTCGGCGTCGGGATTGTGGCCGATATGTCGTACGATCCCGCGCGCGATACCGGGTTGGTGCGGTTAAATGCCGAGCATTTGTTTGAAGCGAATACCGTCTGGCTGGGATTAAAAAAGGGTCAGTTACAGCGTAACTATGCCTGGAAATTTATTCAGCTGTGTAATACAGAACTGTCGCTGGATGAGATTAAAGATAAGGTGTTCTCGGATAACGATGAAGCGGTGATTGATTACCAAATCTGA